TACTCGCACGTCTTCAGCCGGTGAATCATAATACAATAGTCAATATTTTTCTCTCCGCAACTAAATTTGCCACGTCAGCATTGCCACAAACGATGCTTGACTTGAAAACATCAGCTTTGGAACAAATTGAATACATGCTTACCGAAGATGATGATGCTCCATTACTAACCGCTgatgaagatataaaatccaaagtAAGACAATATTTTAAGGAATTGTTATCAAGATTTAATAACGTTGTGAATTCAGCTTGTGAAACGGGCGAAATGCATAAATTTCGATGCTTTTTGGTAGATATGTCTTGGGCGTGTCAGATATTGGCCAAATTGGAAATTTTAAAGGATTTTGTGGAGAATTGGGTTGATGCATCAGAAAACGTAGTCAAAGTTGTTGACCAGATTAGTCAAAGTCAACAGGAGGAAATGCTCGAGACAAAGCtaaaagttgttgaggtaacttctAAGGTTTTAGAGGCTATCGGATATGGCAGTGTGATTTTGCCTACTGTAAAACGACTTCATATGGTGAGAATTTGGCTTCCATTTGTGCGAATCTTGAAGCCTTCAATCGATTGTGTAAAAACTGATGAAGATGGCTGTTCAGTAATTAAATTTGACGGTGAAATATGGCAATCTTTGGAATCTGCATTCGTTTCAATAATTCTTGCATTGCCATCTGGCGAACAGGCGAATATTTTGAGCGATTGGTTAC
The window above is part of the Rutidosis leptorrhynchoides isolate AG116_Rl617_1_P2 chromosome 1, CSIRO_AGI_Rlap_v1, whole genome shotgun sequence genome. Proteins encoded here:
- the LOC139866177 gene encoding BTB/POZ domain-containing protein At3g05675, translated to MGLTIGDRLTSDVVARLRTPDGRDEWIYCHSHILVKKSKYFADRLSESWPTCQILDSRNCVDVYCQEHDFDHHITVLRLFYITTKCSPTEMWHGVKNALGILQVAVNLGCPEIITACVDFLEASPWEESEEEEILKIIPSMGSLAEPILARLQPVNHNTIVNIFLSATKFATSALPQTMLDLKTSALEQIEYMLTEDDDAPLLTADEDIKSKVRQYFKELLSRFNNVVNSACETGEMHKFRCFLVDMSWACQILAKLEILKDFVENWVDASENVVKVVDQISQSQQEEMLETKLKVVEVTSKVLEAIGYGSVILPTVKRLHMVRIWLPFVRILKPSIDCVKTDEDGCSVIKFDGEIWQSLESAFVSIILALPSGEQANILSDWLQNKHIRYPDLTEVFEVWCYRSKVANRRLSHATGSNGMIKML